One Benincasa hispida cultivar B227 chromosome 5, ASM972705v1, whole genome shotgun sequence genomic window carries:
- the LOC120078185 gene encoding LOW QUALITY PROTEIN: 7-deoxyloganetin glucosyltransferase-like (The sequence of the model RefSeq protein was modified relative to this genomic sequence to represent the inferred CDS: inserted 1 base in 1 codon): MNQGLIPLRDSSYLTDGYLERTIEWIEGMKNIRLRDIPTFIRTTDPNDIMLNFILQKIKQCREASAIILXTFDTLEEHVLKALSFINSLIYTIGPLHLPVKQIEDEKQRAIGSNLWVEDFECIEWLNSKEPNSVVNVNFGSITVMTSHQLIEFAWGLANSKKPFLWITRPDLVVGDSAILPHEFVTQTKDRSLIASWCCQEQVLNHSSIGGFLTHSGWNSTLESICAGVPMISWPFFAEQQTNCHYCCSEWGIGMEIDNNVKRNEVEKLVRELMDGEKGKQMKENVMNLKSKAEEAYEVGGFAWKQLDKLIKEVLLSKVM, from the exons ATGAACCAAGGGTTGATCCCACTCAGAG ATTCAAGCTATTTGACAGATGGATATCTAGAAAGAACTATAGAATGGATCGAGGGAATGAAGAATATACGTTTGAGGGATATTCCTACTTTTATTAGAACAACAGATCCAAATGATATCATGCTAAATTTTATTCTTCAGAAGATAAAACAATGTAGAGAAGCTTCTGCAATTATAT ACACATTCGATACACTTGAAGAGCACGTATTAAAGGCTCTCTCTTTCATCAATTCTCTTATTTACACAATTGGTCCCCTTCACTTACCTGTCAAGCAAATTGAAGATGAGAAACAAAGAGCAATAGGGTCTAATCTTTGGGTGGAGGATTTTGAATGCATTGAATGGTTGAATTCAAAGGAACCAAATTCTGTGGTTAATGTAAACTTTGGTAGTATCACAGTTATGACATCACATCAATTAATTGAGTTTGCTTGGGGATTAGCAAATAGCAAGAAGCCATTTCTATGGATTACTAGGCCTGATTTAGTTGTGGGAGATTCAGCCATTTTGCCACATGAATTTGTAACACAAACCAAAGATAGAAGCTTGATAGCAAGTTGGTGTTGTCAAGAACAAGTGTTGAACCATTCTTCAATTGGAGGGTTTTTAACACATAGTGGATGGAATTCAACACTTGAAAGTATATGTGCTGGAGTTCCAATGATTTCATGGCCTTTCTTTGCTGAACAACAAACAAACTGTCATTATTGTTGCAGTGAGTGGGGGATTGGAATGGAAATTGATAACAATGTGAAAAGAAATGAAGTTGAGAAGCTTGTGAGAGAGTTAATGGATGGAGAAAAGGGTAAGCAAATGAAGGAGAATgttatgaatttgaagagtAAAGCTGAAGAAGCATATGAAGTTGGTGGTTTTGCTTGGAAACAACTGGATAAATTGATTAAGGAAGTTCTTCTATCAAAAGTGATGTGA